A DNA window from Daucus carota subsp. sativus chromosome 3, DH1 v3.0, whole genome shotgun sequence contains the following coding sequences:
- the LOC108210432 gene encoding uncharacterized protein LOC108210432 translates to MSLKYLSVFSIFITPLSFTNLLKDHPFPILTNSGHRMIIQHESPTCSLHVQQSRPPSTSSISTDTVENSIQKLIKNWNRRQKWNKLFFHTAPQQGTTDRSPWRVELANFLESTPVRILAISLLLTDLILTILELSSSLVSCKSSKGVEEAWYHWIGIAILSLLSLKSLCLVVALGGLFFRRAGYVVDAVVLVVALLLEVFLEKMGGGLVIVVSLWRVVRVVESAFELSDETIEAQIEGIVCEFQALKDENARLLGIIHDKDAVIHNLQEQLDQLYKAAY, encoded by the coding sequence ATGAGTCTCAAGTATCTTTCAGTTTTTTCTATATTCATTACTCCTCTATCTTTTACAAATCTACTTAAAGATCATCCATTTCCGATTCTTACAAACTCAGGACACAGAATGATCATCCAACACGAATCGCCGACTTGTTCTCTTCATGTCCAACAATCAAGACCTCCTTCTACATCCTCAATCTCGACAGACACTGTCGAAAACTCCATCCAAAAACTAATTAAGAACTGGAACAGAAGACAAAAATGGAACAAGCTGTTTTTCCATACGGCACCACAACAGGGAACAACTGATAGATCACCTTGGAGAGTCGAGTTGGCCAACTTTCTGGAATCAACTCCTGTACGCATATTAGCAATCTCATTACTCCTCACCGATCTTATTCTCACCATTCTTGAGCTTTCATCGTCTCTGGTCTCTTGTAAATCAAGCAAAGGAGTGGAGGAGGCATGGTATCACTGGATAGGAATAGCCATTTTGAGCTTGCTTTCGTTGAAGAGTCTGTGTCTGGTGGTGGCGCTTGGCGGTCTGTTCTTTAGGCGCGCGGGTTATGTAGTTGATGCCGTGGTTTTAGTGGTGGCTTTGTTATTGGAAGTGTTTTTGGAGAAAATGGGAGGCGGGCTGGTGATTGTGGTGAGCTTGTGGAGGGTGGTTAGAGTTGTGGAGAGCGCTTTTGAGCTGAGCGACGAAACCATTGAAGCACAAATTGAAGGCATAGTGTGTGAGTTTCAGGCACTCAAAGATGAGAATGCAAGACTGTTGGGGATCATTCATGACAAGGATGCTGTGATTCACAACTTACAGGAACAACTGGATCAACTATACAAGGCAGCATATTAA